One genomic segment of Elgaria multicarinata webbii isolate HBS135686 ecotype San Diego chromosome 9, rElgMul1.1.pri, whole genome shotgun sequence includes these proteins:
- the SMIM45 gene encoding small integral membrane protein 45: MPHFLDWFVPMYLMISILILVGFGACIYYFEPGLQEAHKWRTQRPIMERDLRKTLMIRDNLAFGVPEV; encoded by the coding sequence ATGCCTCATTTCTTGGATTGGTTCGTGCCAATGTATCTGATGATCTCTATTCTCATCTTGGTGGGCTTTGGAGCGTGCATATACTACTTTGAGCCAGGCCTGCAAGAAGCACACAAGTGGAGAACGCAAAGGCCAATCATGGAACGAGATCTTCGGAAAACATTGATGATTCGAGACAACCTTGCCTTTGGGGTGCCTGAAGTCTAG